The following proteins are encoded in a genomic region of Papaver somniferum cultivar HN1 unplaced genomic scaffold, ASM357369v1 unplaced-scaffold_10, whole genome shotgun sequence:
- the LOC113325963 gene encoding photosystem I chlorophyll a/b-binding protein 6, chloroplastic-like, translated as MALSIASTALSSFSPRESPQKSLNVIGLQTCTTKLRTDNHRVAAGKAASSVCEPLAPDRPVWFPGTSPPQWLDGSLPGDFGFDPFGLGSDAETLKWNAQAELIHGRWAMLAVSGILFPELLESLGFIDKFSWYEAGSQQYFADSTTLFVSQMALMGWVEGRRWADILNPGSVAIEPKMPNRKIPTPDVGYPGGLWFDPFMWGRGSPEPVMVLRTKEIKNGRLAMLAFVGFLFQALYTGEGPIENLMAHIADPGHCNIFSAFASH; from the exons ATGGCTCTTTCCATTGCTTCAACTGCATTGTCAAGCTTTTCGCCAAG GGAATCACCACAGAAAAGCTTAAATGTGATAGGTTTGCAAACATGTACTACGAAGCTAAGAACAGATAACCATAGAGTGGCTGCAGGAAAAGCTGCTTCAAGTGTTTGTGAACCACTTGCTCCTGATAGACCCGTATGGTTTCCTGGTACTTCACCACCTCAGTGGCTTGATGGCAG TCTACCGGGGGATTTCGGGTTCGACCCATTTGGACTAGGTTCTGATGCAGAGACACTCAAATGGAATGCACAAGCCGAACTAATCCACGGTAGATGGGCAATGCTAGCAGTTTCTGGAATTTTATTTCCAGAATTGCTTGAAAGCTTAGGCTTCATTGACAAATTTTCATGGTATGAAGCCGGTTCTCAACAATACTTTGCAGATTCCACTACACTATTTGTCTCTCAAATGGCATTAATGGGATGGGTTGAAGGTCGTCGGTGGGCTGACATTTTGAACCCCGGTTCAGTCGCCATAGAACCGAAAATGCCAAATAGAAAAATACCGACGCCTGATGTCGGATATCCtggtggtttatggtttgatCCGTTTATGTGGGGAAGAGGTTCACCAGAACCAGTTATGGTTTTGAGAACCAAAGAGATCAAGAATGGTAGACTTGCTATGTTGGCTTTTGTTGGGTTCTTGTTTCAAGCTCTTTATACAGGTGAAGGTCCTATTGAGAACTTGATGGCTCATATTGCTGATCCTGGTCACTGCAACATTTTCTCG GCTTTTGCATCACACTGA